One window of the Methanomassiliicoccaceae archaeon DOK genome contains the following:
- the rpe gene encoding ribulose-phosphate 3-epimerase: MTKVSPSMLSADFSRLGEELVRVEKAGADWAHLDVMDGMFVPNITFGAPVIKAIRKCSDIPFDAHLMIQDPVRYIDDFAAAGCDSITVHCEATGDVHAAMRKIDRKGLRVGISLNPETPVEDVLPFLEDADIALVMTVHPGFGGQSFIEDCVPKIASIREWANRNNPSLEISVDGGINTVTGRTCVSAGASVLVAGSSLFRLDDMGPTVTEWKGFGPNRG, translated from the coding sequence ATGACCAAGGTATCGCCGTCCATGCTCTCCGCAGACTTCTCCAGGCTCGGGGAGGAGCTCGTCCGTGTTGAGAAAGCCGGGGCCGACTGGGCCCACCTCGACGTGATGGACGGGATGTTCGTCCCGAACATAACCTTCGGCGCACCTGTGATAAAGGCCATCAGGAAATGCTCGGACATCCCGTTCGACGCCCACCTCATGATCCAGGACCCCGTCCGCTACATAGACGACTTCGCCGCGGCGGGATGCGACAGCATCACCGTGCACTGCGAGGCCACGGGGGACGTCCACGCCGCCATGCGGAAGATTGACAGGAAGGGCCTCAGGGTCGGCATCTCGCTCAACCCGGAGACGCCTGTGGAGGACGTCCTCCCGTTCCTGGAGGATGCGGACATCGCGCTGGTCATGACCGTCCACCCGGGGTTCGGAGGGCAGTCCTTCATAGAGGACTGTGTCCCCAAGATCGCATCGATAAGGGAGTGGGCGAACCGCAACAACCCGTCCCTCGAGATCTCCGTCGACGGCGGCATAAACACGGTCACCGGCAGGACATGCGTTTCAGCCGGCGCTTCCGTCCTCGTGGCCGGTTCGTCGCTGTTCAGGCTCGACGACATGGGGCCCACCGTGACCGAGTGGAAGGGGTTCGGGCCCAACCGCGGGTGA